DNA sequence from the Staphylococcus epidermidis genome:
TCTAAAATTACAGACTATAATGTTGAGCAGTGGGATACTATGATAGATGTAAATATTAAAGGTACACTCCATGTTTTACAAGCAACATTGCCTTATTTGTTAAAACAATCTAGTGGGCATATCATCAATCTTGCATCAGTATCAGGATTTGAACCAACAAAGACGAACGCCGTTTATGGTGCAACAAAAGCAGCAATACATGCAATCACACAGTCTCTTGAAAAAGAATTAGCACGTACAGGTGTTAAAGTGACTAGTATTTCACCAGGAATGGTTGATACCCCTATGACGGAAGGTACTGATTTTGGGGAACGCAAAAAACTTGAAGCACAGAATATTGCTGATGCTGTAGTATATGCTTTAACACAACCTAGTCACGTTAATGTTAATGAAGTAACGATAAGACCTGTTTAAATGATGACATTTCTCTATTTAAAATAGCATTTTTGTTTCATGTTACACTTAAATTGTTACGTTTGAATTCAACCACTTTACACAAAGGATGGGATATCAATTGGATAAACGTCAATTTGAAATTTTAGATATGCTAGTGAGATTTAATACTGAAAGTCCACCTGGACGTAATACAGATCCATTGCAAGATGAAATCGAAACGTTACTTAAACAACTGGATTTTTCAATACAGAGAGAACAGTTATACGACAATGATAGTGTGATAGTAGCTACCTTAAAAGGGCACAATCCTAAAGCGCCAAAACTGATATTGAATGGACATGTTGATGTAGCTTCTGTAGATGACGATCAATATTGGCAGTATCCACCTTTTAAACTTACCAACAAAGATGAATGGTTATACGGTCGTGGCGTTAGCGATATGAAAGGTGGTATGTCTTCATTATTCTACGTCTTGGAGCAATTACATCAAGAGGGGCAACGTCCAGAAGGTGATATTATTGTTCAATCAGTAGTCGGTGAAGAAGTAGGTGAAGCAGGAACTAAACGTGCATGTGAAATAGGACCTAAAGGTGACTTAGCCCTTGTCTTAGATACGAGTGAGAATCAAGCACTTGGGCAAGGTGGTGTGATTACCGGATGGATTACAGTTAAAAGTAAAAATACAATACATGATGGTGCGCGTAGTCAAACGATACATGCTGGTGGGGGCTTGTTTGGTGCAAGTGCCATTGAAAAAATGACAAAGGTGATTCAATCGCTTAATGAACTTGAAAGGCATTGGGCTGTCATGAAGAAGAGCCCTGGAATGCCTCCAGGTGCGAATACAATTAACCCAGCTGTCATAGAAGGTGGACGTCACCCTGCATTTATTGCAGATGAATGTCGATTATGGATTACTGTTCATTACTTACCGAACGAAAGTTATGAATCTGTAGTTAATGAAATAGAGCAATATTTAAATAAGGTTGCAGAAGCAGATGTATGGCTCAGAGAGAATCCACTTGAATTTGAATGGGGTGGTACATCCATGATTGAGGATAAAGGAGAAATCTTCCCAAGTTTCACTGTTCCGACACATCATCCAGGTTTTAAGCAATTAGAAGAAGCACATGAACATGTTCATAATAAAAAGCTTGAACATGGTATGAGTACAACTGTAACTGATGGAGGTTGGACAGCACATTTTGGCATTCCCACGATATTATATGGCCCAGGTAGTTTAGAAGAGGCACATAGCGTAGATGAGAAAATAAAAGCAAAGGAATTAGCTCAATATAGTGATGTTTTATATACATTTTTAAAAGAGTGGTATGCACACCCACAATCCTATAAATCATAATAGATAAAAAAGAGGTACAAGCACGACTTTTATACTCACAAAATGTTGAGTTAAAGTGATGTGTTCTGTACCTCTTAATTATTATAAAGAATAACAAGTTGTATATTTATAAAAAGATATTTATTAATTTCATGTTCATTTCATATAAAATACAATTGTCAAGGTGAGTTTATCTTTTAAATGTGTTTTTTAATTTTCGCATCCAACTACCACCACGTCTAGAATGAACGGGTTGTCCAGAAGGTTGTACCGATTGTTTTTTTAGTTCTTCTCCATACTTAATTGCTTCTTGCATCAAGTAAGATTGAGAGTTTAAAGGAGATGAATTGTTTTCGACATAATGATAAACGCCTTGTGCATCTTGGTAACGACCTTTTTGGTTGTCAGATAATTGTAAATTCATATAGTTAACTAATCGTTGTCCTATTGATTTATCTTCAACAGGGAATAATATTTCGACACGTTTAATCATATTACGTGTCATAACGTCAGCTGAAGATAAATAAATATGCGCCTCACCATTATTATGGAAGTAGTAAATACGTGAATGTTCAAGTAAACGACCCACAATACTAACAACCTCTATATTTTCGCTAATACCTGGAATGCCTGGTTTAAGACAACATATACCACGAATAATGAGTTGGATTTTAACGCCTGCTTGGGATGCTTCGAAGAGCTTTTCGATAATCGTTTTATCGGTTAAAGAGTTCATTTTCATCATAATTTTACCGTTACCATGTTGTAAATGACTACGTATTTCTTTATCGATACGATCAATGAAGACGTCTCGAATATCGTATGGTGCTACAATCAATTTATTGTATTCTGGTTTTGTTGAGTAACCACTCAAGTAATTAAAGAAGTTAATTGCATCCTCAGCGATATCTTTATTTGTCGTGATGATACCCATATCTGTGTATAATTTAGCAGTTTTATCGTTATAGTTACCTGTGCCTAAATGAACAAATGACGTAAGTTCATTGTTGATGCGTTTAACGACTAGCGCAATTTTACTATGCGTTTTTAGATGTGTCATACCATAAATAACGTGACAGCCAGCATCTTCTAACATACGTGCCCAATGTACGTTATTTTCTTCATCAAAGCGTGCTTTTAATTCTACGAGCACCGTTACTTGCTTGCCGTTTTCAGCGGCTTCTTTTAAGCTGTTAATAATCGGCGAATCCTTACTCACTCGATACAAGGTTTGTTTGATAGCGATTGTATTTGGGTCATCTGCTGCTTGTCGAATAAAGTCAACTATTGGTTCAAATGATTCATACGGATGGTGGAAGAATATATCTCTTTCTAATGATAATTGATAGATATTCTTGTTGCCTAATGATCTAGGTGGTTGAGGGGTATATTTCTCATACGTTAAATATTTGAGCTTATGAGATAGATGATCAACCAATCCAAATAAGAATGTTAAATCAAGTGGACCATCTAAATAATAAATATCATTATCTTCAATTTCTAATTGATCGATTAACCATTCTACGTTCTCTTTTTCAGAAGTGCGACAATCTAATTCTAAACGTACAGCCGAACCACTCTTACGTTCTTTTAAGAAACGTTCAATTTCTATAAGCAAGTCCTCAGCGCCATCTTCATGAATGGTTAAATCTGCATTACGTGTGATTCGGAAAGTAAAAGTATTTAGTACTTCGTATCCTGTAAATAAATAATTGATGAAATACGTAATCACATCTTCTACCATGACAACGTATTGTTTTGTACCCTCATTTAAAGTTAAAAAGCGTGGAATTAATGAAGGAATTTGAACGATAGCTGAATTAATGGCATCTTCCGTATCGATATCAACAAAAATATTTAAACTTTTATTATTTAACTTTGGAAATGGATGATACGCATCAATGCCTAACGGAGTGAGTGTCGGCAGGACACTTAACTTGAACTCTTTTTCTAATTTTTCTATCAATGCATCTGATAAGTCTTCAGGTTTTACCATCTCAATATCGTAATTGGCTAATTCTTTAATTAATTCGTTATAACGTTGATATTGAGTGTTCACATAGTCTGTATTTTTAATTTTAATAGCATCAAGTTGTTCTTGAGGCGTCATTTGTGCTTTATTTTCAGGTTTGTCATATCCCATTTTGACTTGGTCTTTTAACCCAGCCACTCGAACCATAAAGAATTCATCTAAATTTGAACTGAAGATAGAAATAAAATTAAGTTTTTCAAGCAACGGATTATTTTTATCATATGATTCTTGTAATACCCTATAGTTAAAATCTAGCCAACTTAACTCCCTATTGTTGTAATACTGCGGTAAATTAATATCTTTTTCTCCCAATCGAGTTTGCATACTATACATACACCTCATTAATTTATCTTTATTATGCACCAATCTAAAATATCATAATAATTTTAAGATTTTGTAAATATAATAGAAACCTTACCTTTTAATATTTTTTCAATATGCTTTTTCTGACGATTTGCTTGGTATTCTTCTGCAATAGGTGAACCTTTGTAATAAACTAATAAATCGTATTTGTCATCTTTCTTTGCTTTTAGTTTAACTTCCTCTACAAAACTAGTATGTGAGATATTCAAGGTGTTTGCAAATTTAATAATCCCCCCTAAAGCTTGTATTGTATCTATTTCTTTATTACTAAACCACTGTGTTTCTTTGCAATAGAATTTAAGTAAAGATTTGTTTTTAAAACTAGCTAACAAAGCTAATTTCACACGATCTTTATGCGAAAAGCCGTTAATCATTGAATTTGCGATTAAGTAATACGTATGTGGTGAACTTGAGTCTGAATCAATGAAACTACCTAGGTAATAAATGTAGGCACCTTCAATAAATAATTCTTTTTCCATTGCTGAAATATTAAGTGATCGTTCACTTATAATTTGATTCAATAAGGATTGAGCTAATTTCACACGACGATTAGCACTCGTTTCTTCAATATGATATTCATTCGCTAAATGACGTAATGCATCTTTACGTACGTTACTTTTATTAAACTCATCAGGATATCGTTTGCTGATGTGGTTCATAATAAATCCTTCACGAATTCCTTTTCTTGAGAAGGTGAATTGTGTGGCGTCAATTTTTTTGAAAAGTGTTTTAAAGACGGAGATAGCTGGCAGAATAATATCGACGCGATCGCGGCTTAAACCGTCTAAATTTGTAAGTTCATCGCGAGAACTTTTACGGATTAAATCATAAACATTGTTAATATCTTTCGAAGTCATCTTATAGTTATGAACGCCACCGATAGGGTATGCATGTGCTGATTGATGAATGCGTGCAACATTACGTGCAGAACCACCTACTCCTACAAGCGCAATATGTTGGTTGGATAGCCAGTCTAACTGACTAAATTGCTCACGTAAAAACTGTTCCATATTTTTAATGGCTGTTTTGTCATTGTGTGCTTTATCACCAAAAAACTGACGCTTAAGTGATACCACGCCGAATGGAAAGCTATGAGCCTCTTTAAGTTGTTTGTCTTTGAAAAGGGTAACTTCGGTAGAACCGCCACCGATATCGACAGAAATTCCATTTTCAATATCAGTAGTATGTGTAATCGCATAGTAACCGTAAAATGCTTCATCTTCTTCAGGTACAATTTGAATTTCTATATGAATATCTTGTTTAATTTCTTTAATGATAGCTTCACGATTTTTTGATTGACGGATAGCAGCTGTTGCGATGGGATATAATGCATCAACGTTAAATTTATCCGCAACTTTTCTAAAACTGCTTAATGTTTCTTTTAAAACATGAATACCTTCATCATTCATTTCATTGGACTTAGTGAGATATTGACTTAATCGTGCAGGTGTCTTTATATTCAGTATTTCATTGAGCCCAGTTTTTTTATTGTAGCCAAATATAACAAGTCGAATCGTGTTGGAACCAATGTCTATCAAACCAATTCTTTCTTCCATGTTTGCCTCCTATAATTGAAACAATGCGTTTAAAATAATCCCTATTTAATTTTATTGTACATGATATAGATAAATTGAAAAGAACTTACAGTTAATTTTTCTGAAATATTTAAGATGATTGATAAGTAATTATATTTAAAAATTAATATTAGAAGTTAAGTGGTTTTCGGAAGTGTATTGACTCCCTAAAAAATAATAGGTTTTCCGTCTTATTCTTATCACTGTTTAAGGTGATTCACATCGTGGAAAACTAAAAACTAACATGATACTTAATTATATTAAGTATGTACAAGTGATAGGAGAGTGAGTTTGGATGGAACGTTTAGAAAACAAAATCGCAGTGATTACTGGTGCGAGTACTGGTATTGGACAAGCATCAGCCGTGGCGTTAGCAAAAGAAGGAGCACATGTGTTAGCGCTTGATATATCAGATCAATTAGAAGAAACTGTGCAGTCTATTAATGATAATGGTGGGAAAGCAACTGCATATCGCGTAGACATTTCAGATGATAAACAAGTCAAACAATTCTCAGAAAAAATAGCACAAGAATTTGGACATGTAGATGTTATTTTTAATAATGCGGGTGTAGATAATGGCGCCGGACGTATTCATGAGTATCCAGTTGAAGTGTTTGATAAAATTATGGCTGTTGATATGAGAGGAACGTTTTTAGTAACTAAATTTTTATTACCTTTAATGATGAAACAAGGTGGTTCTATTATTAATACAGCTTCATTCTCTGGACAAGCTGCCGATTTATACCGTTCAGGGTATAATGCTGCAAAGGGCGGTGTCATTAATTTCACAAAATCTATCGCTATAGAATACGGACGTGAAAATATTCGTGCTAATGCCATAGCACCTGGAACAATCGAAACACCACTTGTTGATAATTTAGCAGGTACATCAGATGAAGAAGCCGGACAAACATTCCGAGAAAATCAAAAATGGGTAACACCATTAGGTCGACTAGGAACACCGGAAGAAGTCGGCAAACTTGTAGCCTTTTTAGCTTCCGATGATAGTTCATTTATAACTGGTGAAACTATTCGTATTGATGGTGGCGTGATGGCTTATACATGGCCTGGAGAAATGTTAAGTGATGAAAGTTGGAAAAACTCTACTAAATAAAATTATAGAAAATAAAGCATGCCTAAGACATCACTTCTTGTCTCAGGCATGTTTTAATATATTGTCGGGTAATCAATGAAATAAATATAATTTTTGTTATTGAGATTTGGCAGTAAATTCTAGTATGATGTTAACTTAAATTATTTGTGCTCTAGTAATGATTATTCTGAGCAGTTTTCACACAATTTATACTGTGCATCAGCCCAACTTGATAAGTGAGTATAACCTTTTAATTCTTTAGTATTGATTTTGATGGTAATGTTTTCATCATTATTGAGTGTCTTACCACATTTTGAACAAGTCATAGCTCCAAATATAGTCTTTTTAGCTTTATTACTAGAAGAAAACATGATACGCCTCCTTCATTTACCACATAAGTGCTTGATATCTGTCATCATTTAATGAGCGAACAATCTCAGTAATTAAGCGCACTGAATTTGTATAATCATCAATGTTGAGCACAGATACATTAGAGTGCATATATCTTAATGGTACGCCGATTGTAATCGTTGGGATACCTTCATTGGCTACATGAATGCTACCTGCATCTGTACCACCACCAGGTGTTGTTGCCCACTGTACTGGAATATTATGATGCTCAGCAACGTCTTTAATATGTTTGCGCAAACCATCGTGAGCGATACTAGTAGCATCCATTAATATTGCTAATGGACCATCGCCCAACTTACCTTCATTTTTTTCACTCGTCATACCTGGAACATCGTATGCAACCCCGACGTCCACCGCGATTGCTAAATCAGGTTTAATCAAATTTGCTGCAACTTTAGCACCACGTAAACCTACTTCTTCTTGTACAGTTGCACCGGCATATAAATTGATGTCTATGTTTTCATCTTTTAGTTGTTGAAGTACTTCAACAGCGAGTGCACATCCATAGCGATTATCAAAAGCTTTAGCAGTTAAGTATTTATCATTCGCTAAAGATTCAAATTCACTATAAGGTGTAATCATATTACCTAATTCGATTCCCGCTTCTTTCGCTTCTTCTTTATTACGCACACCAATATCGATGTACATATTTTTAATATCAACTGGTTTTTTGCGTTCTTCCGGCGAGAGGGCGTGTGGAGGTTTAGAACCAATAATTCCACGTATCTCTTTGCCACTTTCAGTAGTAATCGTCACTTTTTGAGATAACATGACTTGATTCCACCATCCACCAATTGGCGTGAAATAAATGTATCCTTGTTCATCAATTTGTGTAACGATAAAGCCAATTTCATCTAAATGGCCAGAAATCATTAAAGATTTAGTTCCATGAGTAGCATTCTTTTTACCAAAAATACCACCTAATTGGTCTTCAACGATATCATCGCTCACAGGTGTTAAATAATCTTTCATTAAAGATTTAACTTGCATTTCATGTCCAGAAATACCATTAACATCTGTTAAAGATTTAAGTAACGCTTTAGATTCTGGCATAGTCATTCCTCCATTAATAAGTCTTTAAGATTAGTATAACATTCTAAATAGTGAAATTCTGAATACCATGTTTATAGATGTTTAAATTTTCGAAATAAAAAGATATTTATCTTCATATAAGTAACATATTCAAATTAAAGATGATATAATTAACATGATTAAAGATGAGAGAAGGCGACTACTATGAAAAAAGTCATATCGCTTTTAGTAGTATTAGTTATAAGTGCTGTATCTCTTTCGGCATGTGGGAAAGAACGCACAAAAACTTATGAAGGCGAAGTAAACGGAAAGCAAGTGATTACATCTTTGACATACAAAGATGATGAAGTTCTCAAACAATCTACTATAGCAACAGTTAAATATGATGATTTAGGCATCGGTAAAGATGAAGCTAAACAAATGTTTAAAAATGATGAACAAGCATTCAAAGGGATAGACGGGGTTACATATAAAACAGATTATAAAGAGCGAAAGGCCATCGAACATATCGATATTGATTATAAAGATGCCGATATAGATCAGCTTAAGAAAAATTTAGGTTTCATATCATCCGATGCAAAAAAGGGTGACCATGTTAGTATGGATAGGGTTGTCAAACAACTTAAACGTAATGGTTTAAAAGATAAAAGTAAAATGAATGAAGATAATTAAATTGAAAAGGAGTGAGACAGCATTTTGTCTCGCTCCTTTTCGATGTTGTGATTTAAGAAATTAATTTAAGTTTATAATCCTGAATGGACGTTGTAGTGCCATCTAATTGTCTATAGATAATATGGTCGGAAGTAATCTCCGTTGGACTATGAACGCCTACAGCTGCAGCGATGTTAAATAAACCTTCATGCAAACTTGTAACATAATTTGTAACACGGTATTGTTTTTCATCAACAATAAGTCCCTTTTCCTTTTTAGGATCGGTTGTTGCTACTCCAACTGGACATGTATTTAAATGACATTGTTGGCTCATGATGCAACCTACACTTATCATCATACCTCTAGCAATATTGACGAGATCCGCACCTAATCCTAATGCAATAGCGATTTTATCTGGAGTCACTAATTTACCGGACGCAAAAATTTTAACCTTGTTTCTTATGCCATACTTTTCTAACATACTTGAAACGATAGGAAGTGCTGTAAATAACGGTAAACCAACACCATCTTCAAGCTCTTGGAAGGTAGCGCCTGTACCACCTTCACCACCATCAACAGTAATAAAGCTTGGATAGGTGTCTATCTCTACCATTGTTTTAACTAACGCCTCTATTTCTTCAACTTTACTGACAACAATTTTGAAGCCGACAGGTTTTTGACCTATCGATTGTAAATGATTAACGAAATTCAGTAAATCTGTTGGATTTTTAATAAAATCAAAACGATTAGGTGAATTAATAGTTTCATATGGTTTCACATTTCTAATGCGTGCAATCTCTTCTGTGACTTTGTTTCCCTCCATATGCCCACCACGTGTTTTAGCACCTTGAGCTAACTTAATTTCAAATGCGCGTACATTATTGTGTTCGGCAAGATTGATAAACATGTCTCTATTAAAATTGCCATCATGATCTCTTACTCCAAAGAGTCCTGGACCAATTTGATAGATGATGTCACCATTACCTTTCAAATGATATTCAGATAATCCACCTTCACCTGTATTCATCCATGTACCAGCTTTAGCTAACCCCATTGACAGTGCAGTAATTGCATTTTTACCTAAAGCGCCATAACTCATCCCAGATTGACCAACTAAGCGTTTGATTTTAAAGGGATGCTTAAGGTTAGAGCCCAATACTACTGCATGTTCATCAGTTAAGAAAAACGGATCAACCTGAGCGCTTTTTCTGTATTCTTCTCTACTAAATAGGCGCTCATTCTCAATATGATATAAGAATGTAGAAATGAATTCAGTATGATCGATATGTAATTCAGTTGCTTGAAGTGGGAACATCGTATTTTGAATATAAAATCCCTCTAAGTAATCTTTCCCTGTACCAAAACTGGTCATTCTTGATTTATATTTTCCAGCTAAAACGATGTTTTTATAATCACTTCGTGAAAAAGGTTTTCCTTCATTATCGTTAGCGAAGAAATATTGTCTTAATTCGGGACCGATTTTTTCAGAAATATAACGGATTCGACCCAAAACAGGAAAATTTCTTAGTACACTGTGTTGATTTTGACCTTTATCTTTAAATAACCAAATAACCCCAAGAATCATAATCGTTAATAACACAATCATGATGATAATATTGACTATGAATTGCATGACAGTTAAAACTGACATAAACAATACCCCCTAAAAACGTTTTCAATATTATGATACAACAATGTATGCGTTTTACAATGAAAGTCTAATAGAAAAACATTAAAATTATTGTACGGCTATATTAAGATGAAAATAAATGTTTTATGCGAGAAGAGGGACAATATGGATATTAAACAATCTTCAGAGAAACAAGGTCGACCGCATCATTTATCAGACAGTAGGACAGTTTTAAAAAGAAATTTTATATTAATACCAACTTATATTTTATTACAAAGTATCATACCAATCATTGTTGTTTTCGGCTCATTAGGGATCACTGCCATGATAACACAACAGGCACCACCACAATGGTTGTATCATTTTTCATTAAGTTTAAGTTTTGTGATTGCTCAAGGTCTAATATTAATTATCTTTTATAAAATGCATCAATCTGTAATAAATGATGTGATGAAGCAACAATGGATAATTGCAAAGAATAAAATAATTAAAATTGTAATAGTTGCGATTGTCGTATATTTATTATTACTTATAATTCGGGTGATTGGAACATCATTACCTAATCATTTAAGTTATCATCTCACGCAATACGAACAACGTACGCTAGGGCTATTTAAATCACCATATGTGTTGTTAGTTACTTTTATATCCATGGTATTCTTACGTCCAATGGTAGAACAAATCATTTATAGATATCTCATCATCCATGAATTAGGAAAAGTATGGAATAGACAATTTGTAATTGGTTTGTCTATTCTTATTGAAACGATCGTACATGTTTACGACATGGCATCGATTTTTGAAATTTTTCCATATATCGTTATTGCTTCAGCAGCTACAATACTATATATTAAATCGCGGGATAATTTAATTGTCGCTTATATATTTCAAGTGATTTTGCAATGTATCCTTTTTATAGAAATTTTATGTAAGTATACCAACTTTTAAGAAGAAAAGTTTGGAATAGGAGTTTATTATGTCAAAGGAAGTACAACATTGTTATTGTCAAACTCAAACTACCGTTGAGGAAAAATTTAAATTAAAGAAAATAGTCAAAAGGGATTTTTTGCTTGTTCCTCTATATGTTTTGGCAATTTTTATTTTACCTGATTTGTTCGCTAATATTACAACGTGGATATTAGCTATAGTTAATGGTTATTTATCTGAAGATTATTTAAATAGCTTTTATAATGATGCAAGTACTGTATATGCATTTGTCGGAGAGGCAATTGTTATTCTTATTTTTTATTTATTGCATAAAAGAACGATGATAACGACTGCAATGACTAAAATTAAAGAATTAAAAAAATATATACCATTACTTATTATTTGTGCGTTAAGCACAGAGGTTTTTACAAGTCTTTGGGAATATTCAATTGATTTTTTACCTGAACAATATCAATATTATGAGACAGTTAATGAAGAAGGAATTGAAGAGTTATTTACACATACGTGGATAACACCCATACTATTTATAGATATTGTTATTTTTACACCAATCATTGAAGAACTTTTATTTCGTCATTTAATCATTCATGAACTAGGTAAAAAATTAACTTATGGTTTGATGTATATTGTGTCAATAGTGGGATTTACATATTTTCATTGTACTGATGCAGTTTCACCATTTGAAGCAGGACCTTACTTTATTGCAGCAGTCGTATTTGTTATAGGTTACCATTTTAGCCACCGTAATTTAGCAGTACCCATTGCTTTGCATATGATTACAAATTTAATAGCATTTTAAACAGTACTGCTACTTATACGATTGCGTTTAAGTAAACTATTACTTCGTATTAGAACCTAACAACCGCAAATAAACTATTTCAGATAAAAATTATTAACATAGAAAAATTAGTTATGTCATTGATGAATTAAAGGAGTATTTAATGAAGGATAACACGTTCACAACAAGAAAAATAATTAAAAAAGACTTTTTGCTTGTTCCATTATATTACATATTTTATATATTCATCCCTTTACTTATGGGGCATACCCTCATTAAAATTTTATCATTTGTGGGTTTCAATTTAACTAAAAACGAGACGGATATACTTTTTTTAGATATAACCTCTTTAACAACATTAGTCGGGGAAATAATTATTCTTTTATCATTCTATTTAATGCATAGAAAATCTATTATACCTATAGCAATTGCAAGGATTAAGGAATTAAAAAAACATGTAGCTCTTATAGTGATTTGTTTAAGTTTTATTTTTTTAATGAGTGATATCTACGATAATGTAATATATTCATTACCAGAAAAATTTCAGTATGATGAAACTGTAAATCAAATGGAAATTAATAAGATGTTTACTCATAAATGGATGTTACCGTTTTTGTTTTTAGATATTACAATACTCACACCTTTCATTGAAGAGTTACTAATGAGACATTTATTAATCCATGAATTAGGGAAAAAATTGACATATGGATTAATGAACATTGTATCTGTAATTATTTTTGCTTATCTTCACTGCACGCAAGCAAAGTCGCCTTTTGAAATAGGGCCCTACTTAATTATAGCTATAGGATTAGTAAGCGCATATCATTTTAGTGGTAGAAATTTAGCAGTTGCTATACTAGTGCATATGATTTTAAGTGTGGTTGCATTTATAAGTATGTATACATCTATAATATAAGTGAGTGATTGAGTACAATAATTTAACAGGTACAAACTTAAATTTAATAATATTAAAATAGTCAAAATAGGGAATAGAGTTTAGTAATGTCGATATAAGGATGTGTTTAAATTGCTACTTAAGGTTGAACATCTTACATACAAGGTTGATAATCGTACGATTTTAGATGATATTAATTTGAATATTAATAAAGGAGACACGATTGCTATTGTAGGACCTTCTGGAAGCGGTAAGAGTACTTTACTCAAACAATTGAATCATTTAATTAGTCCCACGAGTGGAGATTTATATTTGAATGATCAATCTTACTTTAATTATAAGCCGGAAGAGATAAGAACACGTGTGAGTTATTTAATGCAACAAAGTGAGTTAATCGGTTATACAATTGAAGATAATATGAAATTTCCTGCTGAGGCTAGAAGTGAAGCTTTTGACCGTGATAAAGCGAAACAACTCATCTCTCAAGTAGGATTAGGTAATTATCAGTTAGATGCTCAAATTGAGCACATGTCTGGGGGAGAGCAACAACGTATTACCATCGCTAGACAACTCATGTATGAACCTGAAGTTTTATTATTAGACGAAGCTACTAGCGCTTTAGATACACATAATAAAAAGAAAATTGAAG
Encoded proteins:
- the ppx gene encoding exopolyphosphatase, yielding MEERIGLIDIGSNTIRLVIFGYNKKTGLNEILNIKTPARLSQYLTKSNEMNDEGIHVLKETLSSFRKVADKFNVDALYPIATAAIRQSKNREAIIKEIKQDIHIEIQIVPEEDEAFYGYYAITHTTDIENGISVDIGGGSTEVTLFKDKQLKEAHSFPFGVVSLKRQFFGDKAHNDKTAIKNMEQFLREQFSQLDWLSNQHIALVGVGGSARNVARIHQSAHAYPIGGVHNYKMTSKDINNVYDLIRKSSRDELTNLDGLSRDRVDIILPAISVFKTLFKKIDATQFTFSRKGIREGFIMNHISKRYPDEFNKSNVRKDALRHLANEYHIEETSANRRVKLAQSLLNQIISERSLNISAMEKELFIEGAYIYYLGSFIDSDSSSPHTYYLIANSMINGFSHKDRVKLALLASFKNKSLLKFYCKETQWFSNKEIDTIQALGGIIKFANTLNISHTSFVEEVKLKAKKDDKYDLLVYYKGSPIAEEYQANRQKKHIEKILKGKVSIIFTKS
- a CDS encoding SDR family oxidoreductase gives rise to the protein MAKVKEKVAVVTGASSGIGESIAKKLSQQGASIVLVGRNEQRLNEIAQQLNTPTKVVSADVTVKSNIDDMLKAVIDHFGHIDIVVNSAGQSLSSKITDYNVEQWDTMIDVNIKGTLHVLQATLPYLLKQSSGHIINLASVSGFEPTKTNAVYGATKAAIHAITQSLEKELARTGVKVTSISPGMVDTPMTEGTDFGERKKLEAQNIADAVVYALTQPSHVNVNEVTIRPV
- a CDS encoding RNA degradosome polyphosphate kinase; the protein is MQTRLGEKDINLPQYYNNRELSWLDFNYRVLQESYDKNNPLLEKLNFISIFSSNLDEFFMVRVAGLKDQVKMGYDKPENKAQMTPQEQLDAIKIKNTDYVNTQYQRYNELIKELANYDIEMVKPEDLSDALIEKLEKEFKLSVLPTLTPLGIDAYHPFPKLNNKSLNIFVDIDTEDAINSAIVQIPSLIPRFLTLNEGTKQYVVMVEDVITYFINYLFTGYEVLNTFTFRITRNADLTIHEDGAEDLLIEIERFLKERKSGSAVRLELDCRTSEKENVEWLIDQLEIEDNDIYYLDGPLDLTFLFGLVDHLSHKLKYLTYEKYTPQPPRSLGNKNIYQLSLERDIFFHHPYESFEPIVDFIRQAADDPNTIAIKQTLYRVSKDSPIINSLKEAAENGKQVTVLVELKARFDEENNVHWARMLEDAGCHVIYGMTHLKTHSKIALVVKRINNELTSFVHLGTGNYNDKTAKLYTDMGIITTNKDIAEDAINFFNYLSGYSTKPEYNKLIVAPYDIRDVFIDRIDKEIRSHLQHGNGKIMMKMNSLTDKTIIEKLFEASQAGVKIQLIIRGICCLKPGIPGISENIEVVSIVGRLLEHSRIYYFHNNGEAHIYLSSADVMTRNMIKRVEILFPVEDKSIGQRLVNYMNLQLSDNQKGRYQDAQGVYHYVENNSSPLNSQSYLMQEAIKYGEELKKQSVQPSGQPVHSRRGGSWMRKLKNTFKR
- a CDS encoding acetylornithine deacetylase, with the protein product MGYQLDKRQFEILDMLVRFNTESPPGRNTDPLQDEIETLLKQLDFSIQREQLYDNDSVIVATLKGHNPKAPKLILNGHVDVASVDDDQYWQYPPFKLTNKDEWLYGRGVSDMKGGMSSLFYVLEQLHQEGQRPEGDIIVQSVVGEEVGEAGTKRACEIGPKGDLALVLDTSENQALGQGGVITGWITVKSKNTIHDGARSQTIHAGGGLFGASAIEKMTKVIQSLNELERHWAVMKKSPGMPPGANTINPAVIEGGRHPAFIADECRLWITVHYLPNESYESVVNEIEQYLNKVAEADVWLRENPLEFEWGGTSMIEDKGEIFPSFTVPTHHPGFKQLEEAHEHVHNKKLEHGMSTTVTDGGWTAHFGIPTILYGPGSLEEAHSVDEKIKAKELAQYSDVLYTFLKEWYAHPQSYKS